In a single window of the Melioribacteraceae bacterium genome:
- a CDS encoding HAMP domain-containing histidine kinase, with the protein MNRKKLKFIVALMVAAVAGLIAIQIYWIVTLIKIEEERFNRTVNDALFYSVQKLEKKEVFKAITQKASGDKDFLFFVKNADSTTFTWNYKDTSRKVKYLNIVEKKIDTIKGDGKPKTDSLHIRIVAPSPNLKIMLDDGNGKKKQQTNKNRRKILVQEVVTELINENKLKPIHERINPQELNNILKNEFENRGIDLQFSFGIKSTSNNLFSVLPIKSDSLNLANSKHSTFLFPEEIIGTPSQLLVYFPNVNSFIISKISLMLIVALLLTLVISGVFYKTVQMLLQQKRITEIKNDLINNITHEFKTPLSTISLACEALNEPALVNNSESLGKYASIIREENIRLQTMVDSILNAALSEKESFNLKNERVDIHDIIRQSVQKISSLERDSKLKINLELNAAVCPIWGDSFHLNNMFSNLFDNSIKYNQNNPTINISTHNENQKIIIRVSDNGIGISKEHINKIFDSFYRVQSGNIQNVRGNGIGLSYVKKIVIAHGGIIRVNSEPGKGSTFIIELPISR; encoded by the coding sequence ATGAATAGGAAAAAATTAAAATTCATTGTTGCTTTAATGGTTGCAGCAGTTGCCGGTTTAATAGCGATTCAAATTTATTGGATTGTAACCCTAATAAAGATTGAAGAGGAACGATTTAACAGAACGGTAAACGACGCACTTTTTTATTCAGTGCAAAAACTTGAAAAGAAAGAAGTGTTTAAGGCAATCACCCAAAAAGCTAGTGGAGATAAAGATTTTCTCTTCTTTGTAAAGAATGCAGATTCTACTACTTTCACATGGAATTACAAAGACACTTCCAGAAAAGTGAAATACTTAAATATAGTTGAGAAAAAAATTGATACGATAAAAGGAGACGGGAAGCCGAAAACAGATTCTCTGCACATACGAATAGTTGCTCCAAGTCCCAATTTAAAAATTATGTTGGATGATGGTAATGGGAAGAAAAAGCAACAAACAAACAAGAATCGAAGAAAAATCCTGGTTCAAGAGGTAGTAACCGAGTTAATAAACGAAAACAAACTTAAACCCATTCATGAAAGAATCAATCCGCAAGAGTTAAATAATATTCTTAAAAATGAATTTGAAAATAGAGGAATAGATTTACAATTCAGTTTTGGCATTAAATCAACAAGTAATAATTTGTTCTCCGTTTTACCTATCAAGAGTGATTCGCTAAATCTCGCAAATTCCAAACACAGCACATTTTTGTTCCCTGAAGAAATAATAGGAACGCCAAGTCAACTGCTGGTTTATTTCCCGAATGTCAATTCATTTATTATTAGTAAAATTTCTTTGATGCTAATTGTAGCATTATTGTTAACACTTGTGATTTCGGGTGTTTTTTACAAGACAGTTCAAATGCTTCTGCAACAAAAAAGAATAACCGAGATTAAGAATGATTTAATTAACAATATCACACACGAATTTAAAACTCCCCTTTCGACAATCTCTCTTGCATGTGAAGCGTTAAATGAGCCTGCTTTGGTAAACAATTCTGAATCGCTCGGAAAATATGCTTCAATTATTAGGGAAGAAAATATACGTTTACAAACAATGGTGGACTCTATTCTAAATGCGGCTTTATCTGAAAAGGAATCATTTAATCTAAAAAATGAGCGGGTGGATATTCACGATATAATTCGTCAGTCGGTTCAGAAAATTTCTAGTTTAGAAAGGGATAGTAAATTAAAGATTAACTTAGAATTAAATGCTGCGGTGTGTCCAATTTGGGGAGATTCGTTCCACCTTAATAATATGTTTTCCAATTTGTTTGATAATTCAATAAAGTATAATCAGAACAACCCCACAATTAATATTTCGACACATAATGAAAATCAAAAAATAATAATTAGGGTTTCTGATAATGGGATTGGTATTTCAAAAGAGCATATAAACAAGATATTCGATTCATTCTACCGTGTACAATCGGGTAATATTCAAAATGTAAGAGGCAATGGAATAGGATTGAGCTATGTAAAAAAAATTGTGATTGCTCACGGTGGAATTATTAGGGTAAATAGTGAACCAGGAAAAGGATCAACATTTATAATTGAACTGCCAATATCAAGATGA
- a CDS encoding response regulator transcription factor, whose amino-acid sequence MIRKVKILLVEDDKNLSQILVEFLNLKNYQVVHAINGDEGFEFYNIHKPDICIIDVMMPVMDGFSLLKKIRREDQQTPCLILTAKSLVTDKVEGFKLGADDYLTKPFSVEELVLRINAILKRSSSGILNIETEVFTISNFYFNHNSRILRINKLEQKLTPKEADLLFILCKNVGKIVSRSETLNQIWKIDNYFTARSMDVYITKLRGYLKEDKCCEIENIHGTGYRLTIK is encoded by the coding sequence ATGATACGAAAAGTAAAAATATTGCTTGTGGAGGATGATAAAAATTTAAGTCAAATATTGGTTGAATTTCTTAATCTAAAAAATTATCAAGTTGTTCATGCTATAAATGGAGATGAAGGTTTCGAGTTTTACAATATCCACAAACCGGATATCTGCATTATTGATGTAATGATGCCGGTGATGGATGGGTTTTCACTTCTCAAAAAAATAAGAAGAGAAGATCAGCAGACTCCATGTTTAATCCTAACGGCAAAATCATTAGTAACAGATAAAGTTGAAGGATTTAAATTGGGTGCCGACGATTATTTAACCAAACCATTTAGTGTTGAAGAATTAGTATTGAGAATAAATGCTATATTGAAGAGGTCATCGTCTGGCATACTAAATATTGAAACAGAGGTATTTACAATCAGCAATTTTTATTTCAATCATAATTCAAGAATTCTACGGATAAATAAATTGGAGCAAAAACTCACCCCCAAAGAAGCTGATCTGCTTTTTATTTTGTGTAAAAATGTAGGTAAAATTGTTTCAAGATCTGAGACTTTAAATCAAATCTGGAAAATTGATAATTATTTTACCGCTAGAAGCATGGATGTTTATATAACAAAATTGAGAGGATATTTGAAAGAAGATAAGTGCTGTGAGATCGAGAACATTCATGGTACGGGTTACAGATTAACAATAAAGTAA